The genomic segment TTCCTCTCTTTTTGTACCTTTGTAGGCAAATTCAGGTAGTAAAAAGAAACGTGCAACGATATTTTATTTATTTAGCTTACGACGGTACAGCCTATCATGGCTGGCAAATCCAGCCTAACGGCGCGAGTGTGCAGGAATGTTTAATGAAGGCGCTCTCCACCTTGTTGCGGCGTGAAGTGGAAGTTGTGGGTGCAGGACGCACCGATGCCGGAGTGCATGCTTCCTTAATGGTGGCTCATTTTGATAGTGATGCTCCGCTGGATGTGGATTTCATGGCGGACAAGCTGAATCGCTTGCTTCCGCCGGACATTTCCGTTTACCGTCTGCGGGCTGTGCGTCCCGATGCTCATGCGCGTTTTGATGCTACGGCACGCATGTATAAATATTATGTCACTACCGCTAAGATGCCTTTCGATCGTCAGTATCGTTGCCGCCTGTTTCAAACTCCCGATTTTGAACGGATGAATGAGGCTGCACAGACTTTGTTTGAATATACGGACTTCACCAGTTTCAGTAAGCTGCATACTGATGTCAAGACTAACAATTGTAAAATAATGCATGCAGCTTGGACACAGGTGGATGAAGTGACTTGGGTGTTTACCATTCAGGCAGACCGTTTCCTGCGGAATATGGTGCGTGCGGTGGTAGGTACGTTGCTTGAGGTAGGCCGGGGTAAACTCACTGTCGAAGGTTTCCGCCGTATCATTGAGCAGAAAGACCGGTGCCGGGCTGGAACTTCTGTGCCCGGTAATGCGTTGTTCTTGGTTGATGTTACCTATCCCGAAGAAGCTTTCATTAGCGGTTAGTGATAAGTGATTACTTTTCCTCTTCCTCTTCTTGTAGTGTAACCAATTCATAATTCATAACTCATAATTAAAATCAATGTGGTTATTATTAGCCTTTCTCTCGGCAGCATTGCTGGGATTTTATGATGCCTTCAAGAAACAGGCACTTAAAGATAATGCCGTACTTCCGGTCTTGTTTCTGAATACGGTGTTCTCCAGTTTGATATTCCTTCCGTTTATTCTCATATCGGCTTTTACTCCTGCGGTATTAAGCGGTACGATGTTCGATGTTCCTGTTGTGGGGTGGGATGTGCATAAGTTTGTTATCATCAAGTCTTTCATTGTGCTGTCCTCGTGGATATTCGGATATTTCGGGATGAAGCATCTGCCGCTTACCATTGTGGGGCCGATCAATGCGACGCGTCCCGTAATGGTGCTTGTGGGAGCCATGCTCGTATTTGGTGAGCGGCTGAATCTTTACCAATGGATAGGTGTGATGCTGGCGGTGCTGTCCTTTTTTATGTTGAGCCGTTCCGGTAAGAAAGAAGGCATCGACTTTAAACATAATAAATGGATCCTTTTTATTGTGCTGGCGGCTGTGACAGGTGCTGTCAGCGGGCTGTACGATAAGTATCTGATGAAGCAATTGCCGCCTATGGTGGTGCAGTCGTGGTACAATATATATCAGGTATTTATTATGTGCCCCATTATCCTGTTGCTGTGGTATCCCAAGAGAAAAGAGAGCACTCCGTTCCGTTGGGACTGGACTATCATCGGTATATCAGTCTTTCTTTGTGCGGCAGACTTTGTGTACTTCTACGCTTTGAGTTATGAGGATTCCATGATATCTATCGTCTCTATGGTGCGGCGCGGTAGCGTGGTTGTCTCGTTCTTGTTTGGGGCTCTGTTCTTTCGTGAAAAGAATTTAAAAAGCAAGGCGGTGGATCTTATTTTGGTGTTGATTGGAATGTTCTTCCTATATTTGGGGAGCAAATAAGACTTTATCAGATGAACTATGGCAGAAGACCTGTGTATCAGTAATGGCAGCAAGGAAGAAAAGTATCGTACGTTGCTTCCGCAAATTAAGTGTTTGATTGCAGATGAGAATGACCTTATTGCCAATCTTGCCAACGTTGCAGCAGCGCTGAAGGAGACTTTCGGTTTCTTCTGGGTAGGATTTTATCTGGTAAAAGGTGAGGAGTTGGTACTTGCTCCTTTTCAAGGTCCGGTGGCTTGTACGCGGATAAAGAAAGGACGGGGCGTATGCGGAAAAGCATGGGAAAGAGCTGAAACATTGGTTGTGCCGGATGTGGATGCTTTTCCGGGGCATATTGCGTGTAGCTCTTTGTCGCGTTCGGAGATTGTGGTTCCGCTTCTTCGGACAGGTGGGGAAGTATGGGGTGTGCTGGATGTGGACTGCGAAAGTTTGAATGGTTTTGATGATGTGGATGCCTATTTTTTGCGTGAGTTGTGCTCTTGTTTGTAAAGCGTGTATCAGGAAATAAGGAATTTATATTGGCAAAATAGTGAAATGACATGGTGAAGAAGTTGGTAGTTTTTTTGTTTGTAGTATGTATGGGAGTCGGTTCCTTGTCAGCGCAACTGGCAAAGACTTGTTTTACTAATATGCCCGACTCTTTGAGTCCGCTGCTTACAGCGGTGAATCGTGCAGACTTCATCGACTTTCTGGAGAGTAAGATGAAAGCGGAAGTCACGAATCGCTTTGGCGGCAAATCGGAAATGACGGAGCTTACTTCCGACTATATCTGTGTGCAGGTAACACCCCGGAGTTCCTGGCAAATGAAACTTCTGGCAGTGAATGATAGCACCCGGCTCATCTGTACTGTCTCCACTGTGTGCGCCCCTGTTTGTGACAGTCATATTAATT from the Bacteroides eggerthii genome contains:
- the truA gene encoding tRNA pseudouridine(38-40) synthase TruA, which produces MQRYFIYLAYDGTAYHGWQIQPNGASVQECLMKALSTLLRREVEVVGAGRTDAGVHASLMVAHFDSDAPLDVDFMADKLNRLLPPDISVYRLRAVRPDAHARFDATARMYKYYVTTAKMPFDRQYRCRLFQTPDFERMNEAAQTLFEYTDFTSFSKLHTDVKTNNCKIMHAAWTQVDEVTWVFTIQADRFLRNMVRAVVGTLLEVGRGKLTVEGFRRIIEQKDRCRAGTSVPGNALFLVDVTYPEEAFISG
- a CDS encoding DMT family transporter is translated as MWLLLAFLSAALLGFYDAFKKQALKDNAVLPVLFLNTVFSSLIFLPFILISAFTPAVLSGTMFDVPVVGWDVHKFVIIKSFIVLSSWIFGYFGMKHLPLTIVGPINATRPVMVLVGAMLVFGERLNLYQWIGVMLAVLSFFMLSRSGKKEGIDFKHNKWILFIVLAAVTGAVSGLYDKYLMKQLPPMVVQSWYNIYQVFIMCPIILLLWYPKRKESTPFRWDWTIIGISVFLCAADFVYFYALSYEDSMISIVSMVRRGSVVVSFLFGALFFREKNLKSKAVDLILVLIGMFFLYLGSK
- a CDS encoding GAF domain-containing protein: MAEDLCISNGSKEEKYRTLLPQIKCLIADENDLIANLANVAAALKETFGFFWVGFYLVKGEELVLAPFQGPVACTRIKKGRGVCGKAWERAETLVVPDVDAFPGHIACSSLSRSEIVVPLLRTGGEVWGVLDVDCESLNGFDDVDAYFLRELCSCL
- a CDS encoding DUF3256 family protein; this encodes MVKKLVVFLFVVCMGVGSLSAQLAKTCFTNMPDSLSPLLTAVNRADFIDFLESKMKAEVTNRFGGKSEMTELTSDYICVQVTPRSSWQMKLLAVNDSTRLICTVSTVCAPVCDSHINFYTTDWKELPSTSYLPSVPDMDNFIAPASDTADVYRYQDARLQADMLLMKADLSSKDATLTFTFTTPDYMEKEAAEKLKPFLRRPVSYVWKEGKFVLAE